A segment of the Streptomyces sp. P9-A2 genome:
CCCCGAGGCCGGCGGCTTCCACAACTGCGCGATCGTCTCGATCGACAAGAAGTACCCCAAGCACGCGCAGAAGGTGATGCACGCGGTCTGGGGCGCCCACATGATGTCGCTGACCAAGCTGATCGTGGTCGTCGACTCCGACTGCGACGTCCACGACCTGCACGAAGTCGCCTGGCGGGCCCTCGGCAACACCGACTACGCCCGCGACCTCAGCATCGTCGAGGGCCCGGTCGACCACCTCGACCACTCCTCCTACCAGCAGTTCTGGGGCGGCAAGGCGGGTATCGACGCGACGAAGAAGTGGCCCGAGGAGGGGTACACGCGCGACGGCGGCTGGCCCGACATGGTCGAGTCCGACCCGGACACGGCCGCGCTGGTCGACCGCCGCTGGAAGGAGTACGGACTGTGAGTCCCGTCGCCGTGGGCGGCCCGGCCCTCTTCATCGGCACCGACACCGACTACGTGGCCCTCGTGCGTCCCGAGCTGGACCCGGCCGACCCCGGAGTCCGGCGGGCCGCCGAGCAGGCGGGCGTCACGGCGGAGGAGTTCGCGGGCGCCGGTGACACCTGGGCGGTCCTGGTCGAGCACGACGGCGAGGGCGGCGGCTTCGAACTGCCCGGGGTGCGCGACACGGAACCCGCCGACCTCGCCGAGCGGCTGCGCGCCGAGCTGGCCGCCGCGACGGGCGGGCCGTTCACGGTCGACGGCGGCGCGCTGCTGCGGCTGGACGCCCGCCCGGCCGGAGCGGACGCCTACGCCTTCACCGCGCACGTCACCCCGCCCGACGCCGACGATCCGTCCGGCGACGACGCCGGGACACCGCTGACCGTGGAGACGGGTCCGCTGCCCGTCGCCGGCCTCCTGGCCGACCTCGACACGTTCCTCGGGAGCCTCGCATGATGACCACCGCCGACGGGGTCGTGGACTCGGGCGCGGCACCGCGGCCGGCCGGCCGCGTGAAGGCCTTCCTGCGCCTGGTGATGATCGAGCACTCCGTGTTCGCGCTGCCCTTCGCCTACATCGCCGCCCTCACCGCGATGTACGAGTGGGACGAGAACATCCACTGGGGCAAGCTGCTCCTGGTCACGATCGCCATGGTCGGCCTGCGCACCTTCGCGATGGCCGCCAACCGGATCATCGACCGCGAGATCGACGCCCGTAACCCGCGCACCGCCCACCGTGAGCTGGTCACCGGCGCGATGTCGGTCAGGCACGCGTGGACCGGCGCGATCATCGCCCTGGTGGTGTTCCTGGGCGCGGCGGCGCTGCTCAACCCGCTCTGCCTGATCCTCGCGCCGGTCGCGGTGATCCCGATGGTGGTCTACCCGTACGGCAAGCGGTTCACGAACTTCCCGCAGGCCATCCTCGGACTCGCCCAGGCCATGGGCCCGGTCGGCGGCTGGCTGGCCGTCACCGGTTCCTGGTCCTGGGACGCGGTCGTCCTCGGCCTCGCGGTCGGCATCTGGATCGGCGGCTTCGACCTCATCTACGCCTGCCAGGACGTCGACACCGACCGCGAGGTCGGCGTGAAGTCGGTCCCGGCCCGCTTCGGCATCCCCGCCGCCGTCTGGGGCGCCCGCGCCTGCCACGCCGTGACGACGGCCCTGTTCGTCTGGTTCGCGGTGCTCACCGGCGCCGGCGCGTTCTTCTGGCTCGGCCTGGTGATCGTCGCGGCGGCCTTCGTCTACGAGCACACCATCGTCCGCCCGACCGACCTGACCCGCCTGAACAGGGCGTTCTTCTCGACGAACGGCTTCATCGGCATCAGCCTCTTCGTCTGCGCCCTGATCGACCTTTTGGTGCGTGGGCTCACCTTGTAGCCCTTTTCGGGTGGTCGTGCTTGGTTTTCGGCTGCAGGAGA
Coding sequences within it:
- the mqnP gene encoding menaquinone biosynthesis prenyltransferase MqnP, with product MMTTADGVVDSGAAPRPAGRVKAFLRLVMIEHSVFALPFAYIAALTAMYEWDENIHWGKLLLVTIAMVGLRTFAMAANRIIDREIDARNPRTAHRELVTGAMSVRHAWTGAIIALVVFLGAAALLNPLCLILAPVAVIPMVVYPYGKRFTNFPQAILGLAQAMGPVGGWLAVTGSWSWDAVVLGLAVGIWIGGFDLIYACQDVDTDREVGVKSVPARFGIPAAVWGARACHAVTTALFVWFAVLTGAGAFFWLGLVIVAAAFVYEHTIVRPTDLTRLNRAFFSTNGFIGISLFVCALIDLLVRGLTL